From a single Balneolales bacterium ANBcel1 genomic region:
- a CDS encoding M56 family metallopeptidase, which produces MRFKPRLILGGRTPVPCTFGTFRPVIIIPEKLRESPQKLNMAVRHELIHIRRGDSLLNMLMMLTITLFWFIPLLHLLFSRVKMYRELSCDRDVLSENGFSRKEYAELLFEMAMHTGRHHSSLLGMSIEPSILKKRIENMNTKEQHQRSFRKSLGFLFVTLLAITVVISCSDIQSSGQGAEPASSVSSSAEGAATSTAALDEETVYTEVEIMPEMEGGIISLYEYLTYPDDARAAGIEGQVVVQFVVDEEGRVTQPQVVRSAGGGLDEAALDAIEQVAFTPGRKDGTPVKVEIAMPISFRLSQ; this is translated from the coding sequence ATGCGCTTCAAGCCGCGCCTGATACTTGGTGGCCGAACCCCGGTACCCTGCACTTTCGGCACATTTCGTCCGGTCATAATCATCCCGGAGAAGCTGAGGGAGTCACCGCAAAAACTGAATATGGCCGTGCGCCATGAGCTGATTCACATCCGACGGGGGGATTCCCTGCTGAACATGCTGATGATGCTCACCATCACGCTTTTCTGGTTCATCCCGCTGCTGCATCTGCTGTTCTCGCGGGTAAAAATGTACCGTGAGCTATCCTGTGACCGGGATGTGCTCAGTGAAAACGGATTTTCCAGAAAAGAATACGCCGAGCTGTTGTTTGAGATGGCCATGCATACCGGCCGTCACCATTCATCATTGCTGGGTATGTCCATTGAACCATCCATCCTAAAGAAGAGGATTGAGAATATGAATACAAAAGAACAACACCAGCGATCATTCAGGAAGAGTCTTGGCTTTTTGTTTGTCACCCTTTTAGCCATCACGGTGGTTATTTCGTGCTCGGATATACAGAGCAGCGGACAAGGCGCGGAGCCGGCCTCTTCGGTTTCGTCATCCGCTGAGGGTGCTGCCACCTCAACCGCCGCCCTGGATGAGGAAACTGTGTACACCGAAGTGGAGATCATGCCGGAAATGGAGGGCGGAATCATCTCATTGTACGAGTACCTGACCTATCCTGATGATGCGCGCGCCGCCGGTATCGAAGGGCAGGTTGTGGTGCAGTTTGTCGTCGATGAAGAGGGCCGGGTCACACAACCGCAGGTTGTGCGAAGCGCGGGCGGTGGCCTGGACGAAGCGGCGCTTGATGCCATTGAGCAGGTCGCCTTCACACCCGGAAGAAAAGACGGAACTCCCGTGAAAGTGGAAATTGCGATGCCGATCTCCTTCCGGCTGAGTCAATAG